The genomic window TGGCGTCACCACCCCGCTGGATAACGCGCTCTACGATCTGAATGCGCGCTTCTGGGGCTATACGCCTGACAACAATGTGGTGATCGTGGCGATCGATCCGAAAAGCCTGGATACGATCGGACGCTTCCCCTGGCCACGTACGGTGTATGCGCAGCTGATCGATCGCCTCACGGCCGACGGCGTGCGTGGCATCGGCATGGATATCACCTTGTCCACGCCCGCTAATGATCCGCGCGACGATCAGCAGGTCGCCGCCGCCATTCATCGCAACGGCAAGGTCGTATTGCCGGTGTTTGCGGAGGCTGTGAACCTCGGCGGCCCGTTGCAGGAAACCCTGCCGGTGACGGCCATCGCCCAGAACGTCGCGGCGCTTGGGCAAGTGGACGTGGCCAAGGATGCCGACGAGCGCGTGCGCGGCGCCTACCTCAAGGCGGGATTGGGCAGTCCCTACTGGCCTTCGCTGGCACTGGCGCTGATTCAGCTTGGCAAGTCTCCGTTGTCTTTGCTGCCGGGTTTGCGCGATCCGGCCATCAACGATGCGTCGCCGTACCTGTGGATGCGCGACAACTATGTGCTGCTGCGTTACGCCGGCCCTGTTGGTGCCTTCGGGAGCTTTTCAGCGGTGGATGTGCTTAACGGCACCATCCCTGCCGACATGCTCCGGAACCACTGGGTGCTCATCGGCGCGACGGCCGAAGGGCTGGGCGACATCCTGCAGACCCCGGAATCGGCCATGCCCGGCGTGGAGTACCAAGCCAACGTGCTGGAGTCGCTGGAGCGCGGCTATCTGGTCACGCCCATGAATTTTCTTGCGCAGCTCCTGCTGGCAGCAGCCATGCTGACGCTGCCGTTGCTGCTGTACGGCCTGCCGGGCATCCGGCGTAGCGGGCTGTTGTTGCTGCTGACAGTCGTCCTGGTGCTGGTCACCTCCATAGCGCTGCTGCGCGGTGCCTACCTGTGGTGGCCACCCGTGACATGCCTGCTGGTGATCCTGATCGAATTCCTGGTGTGGCGACTGCTCACGCGCAAACGCCAGCGTTAGATGAACGGCGCTGCGGTGGTCGTACACCTCACGCTCAACTTGCTGAAGGCGGCGAGGCTGATTTGCGCGGCCCTATGCGCACGTGACAATTTCTAAACAATCTTTGAACTTCTCACAGTCCACATTGGGAACCAAGGGGGCAGTAACTGCTCAGGCAATAGGTTGGAATGGTTATGCGTACGGCTAACTCGTTCGGCTTGGCATCATTGGTGGTCACGTTGCTGGCACTCGCGCCGGGATTGAACCGCGCCGCCGATAACCAGCCACTGGATCCCCAAGAGCAGGCTTTTCTGACCCAGGCCATGTCCGATGACGCCGCGCAGATCGCCATGGCCAGCCTGGCCCTGCAAAAATCGCAAAACCAGCAGGTGCTCGATCTGGCGAACACCGTGATTCAGGAACGCCAGGCGCTTGATAGACGATTGGTCCCGTTGCTGGGACGCAGCGCCGTCAGCACCGCCAAACCCGCCGCCAACAACGATGAAGCGATGGCTTCGCTGCAATCGCTGAATGGCGCCGCCTTCGACAAAGCCTTTGCCGCACTGCTGGTAAGAGATCACAACAGAATCATTTCCGAGTACGCATGCATCAAGGCGCACTCGTCCAATCTCTCACTTCGCGGTGTCGCACGTGGCGCCATGCCAGAACTTCGCGGCGACCTGATGGTTGCACTGACTGTGCTGCGTTCACCGAACTGGATGCCATCACAGCATCAGGAAGCAGTGGCCACAGCAGATACGCACACGACGAAATCCAACGCGTATCTGGGCGAACCGCTGCTCACATCCATGGTCACAGCACCGTGGTGAGAAACCGGTAACTTCAACGTCACCTCGAAAAACGCCGCGACCCTCAGCGCGGCGTTTTTTTATGCGTTGCCGACCCGCCAGCAGGCGGACGGACCTGTGCATCGTGGCATTCGATCTTCACCGTGTGTTTTCCGCGTGAAGAGCTCTGATTTTCTTTCAATGAATACGTATGCATACGCTGGTTGCTGCACCGCGATGCTTTCTACTATGCCTCGCACCAGCTGACGCATCGCCAATAACGCGTGCATCACACGCAATCGATGGGGAGATCGATTCGGCCTACGACACAGCTGCGGCTGCAGGCAGTCACGCCTGCATGCACTTCAGGGAATCAACGCGAAGCACATCCATAGCACCTGTTCGTTCACGAAGCAGGATGAAGGAGGCATGCCCGAATGAAGTGTCTTAAATTTCTCGCCGCTCTGCTGGTTTTCGCCAGCCTCGCCACAGCGCCGCTAAAGCCCGCTTACGCCGCGATCAACCCCTCAAGCCTTGGCGCCAGCTACAACTCGCAGCAGACACAGATCACCTTCCGCGTCTATTCCGCCAACGCCACGACTATGGTGCTGTATCTCTACAGCGCTGGTTATGGTGCGCAGGAATCAGCGACCTATCCATTGACCAACGTCGGCAGCGGCGTGTGGCAAGTGGTGGTGCCGGTTTCATCGATTCAATCAGCCGGCATTACCGGTGCGGTGTATTACGGTTATCGCGCCTGGGGTCCGAACTGGACGTACAGTTCAAGCTGGACGAAAGGTTCGTCCACGGGCTTCGTCTCCGACGTTGACAGCAACGGCAACCGCTTCAATCCGAACAAGCTGATGCTCGATCCCTACGCGGAGGAAATCAGCCAAGATCCGCTCAACGCCAATAACCAGAATGCCGATATCTTTGCGACCGGCGCCACTGTCGATGCCAGTTTTGGCGTCGCCTATCGCCTGATCGACAGCGGCACCTACGCACCCAAGGGCATCGTGCTTGCACCCAGCACGCAGAGCACCGGTACCAAACCGACTCGCGCGCAGAAAGACGACGTGATCTACGAAGTGAACGTGCGCGGCCTCACCAAGCAGGATCCGAACACCCCCACTCAGTATCAGGGCACTTATTACGGTGCAGGCCTCAAGGCGAGTTATCTGGCCAGCCTCGGCGTTACCGCGGTCGAGTTCCTGCCGATGCAGGAAACGCAGAACGACGAAAACGACGTCATCGCCGATTCGACGCAAGATCAGAATTACTGGGGCTACATGACGGAAGATTACTTCGCGCCTGATCGCCGCTACGCCTATAACAAAGCAGCCGGTGGTCCGACCGCGGAATTCCAGGCAATGGTGCAGGCGTTTCACAACGCCGGCATCAAGGTGTACATGGACGTGGTCTACAACCACACCGCTGAAGGTGGCACGTGGAGCAGCACTGATCCGACAACCGCCACCATGTTCTCCTGGCGTGGCCTGGACAATGCAACGTATTACGAACTCACCACCGGCAACCAGTATTTCTACGACGACACGGGAACCGGCGGTAACGTCAACACGTATAACCCCGTCGCGCGGCAGATGATCATCGACTCGCTCGCGTACTGGAGCAACACGATGGGCGTCGATGGCTTCCGCTTCGACGAAGCGCCGATCTTGGGTAACAACTGCCTCAACCAGTCTTACGAATCCGCCGCGCCCAACTGTCCGAATGGTGGTTTCAACTTCGATGCCGCCGATTCCAATGTCGCCATCAACCAGATCCTGGACAATCTCACCGTTCGTCCGGCCAGCGGCGGCAGCGGCGTTGATCTGTTTGCCGAACCGTGGAGCGCCAGCGGCGGTGATGATCAGGGACAGTTCCCGGTGGGTTGGTCGGAATGGAATGGCGCGTTTGAAGCCACACTGCGTCAGGCGCAGAACGAACTCGGCAACATGACCATCTCGATCGGCCAGGATGCACAGGACTTCACCGGCTCCTCCAACATCTTCCAGGCCAACGGCCGCAATCCGTGGAACTCCACCAACTACATGGATATCCACGACGGCTTTACGCTGTTCGACGTGTACTACTGCGACAACCCGAACAACAGCCAGGCTTGGCCTTATGGCCCATCGACCGGCGGCAGCACCACCAATTACAGCTGGAACCAGGGTGGCGCGGCGGAAGATCAACGTCGCGCCGCACGCACCGGCCTCGCCTTCACCATGCTCTCGGCCGGCACGCCGATCATGGCCGGCGGCGACGAATACCTGCGCTCACTGAACTGCAACAACAACCCTTACAACGTCGACTCCACCGCCAACTGGCTCAATTACTCGTGGACAACCGATCAATCCAACTTCTACAACTTCGCGCAACGTGCCATCGCCTTCCGCCTTGCACATCCCTCATTGCGCCCAGCGAGCTGGTACACCAGCAGTCAAGTTGAATGGTGGGAACCCAGCGGTGTGGAAGCGACAACCAGCTACTGGAACGATACCAGCAACTACGCCATCGCCTACACCATCAACGGCTCGTCCTTCAGCGACAACAACTCCATCTACATCGCCTACAACGGCTGGTCCGCCAGCGTCACCTTCACCCTGCCACCACCACCCACTGGCACCAACTGGTATCGCGTCACCGATACCTGCAACTGGAACGACGGCGCCAATACCTGGGTGACGCCAGGAAACGAAACATTGATCGGCGGAAGCGGTGCTACCTACAGCCAGTGCGCTCAGTCGCTGTTGCTGCTGATTTCCAAATGATCAGGTGACATAGAAAGCGCTGGGCATTATTTCTAATCCATAAAAAACGGCCATCTCACATGAGATGGCCGTTTGCTTTGCTTCCCCGTTGAACAGGGCGTCTCCGGTCCTGCCAGAGTTGGACTACCCAGGCTTACCAATTGGTCGGCTGGGTCGCGACGGCAACCGGATCGTTACCGACGTTTATGGTCGCCAAGGCGCCACCGAACGGATTGATCACAGAAACCGTGTTGGAACCGCTGTTGGCCACAAACACATTGCCGCAAGCAACCGCGAGCGCGTCAGGTTCGGTACCCACCGTTACCGTTTCGACCAGCTTGCCGTCGAACGGGGTGATCACCGATACGGTGTTGGCATTGTAATTGGCCACATACATAAGCGCGCCAAAGAACTGCAGCGCAATGGCGTTGGCGCCGCTTCCCGCCGTGATCGTGGAAGTCACGGTATTGCTCGACGTGGAAATCACCGAGACATTACCGGCGTTGTAATCGGTCGCATATACATGAGCGCCATCGGGGCTGACCGCCACGCTATACGGGTTGTCTCCCAACGACACGGTGGCCGTCACGGTATTGGAGCCCGTAGCGATGACGGAAACATTCTCAGAATCAAGATTACCCACGTACACATTGGCGCCATTGGGGCTGACTGCCAGGCTATACGGAATCTGCCCCACCGCTACCGTAGCGGACACGGTGTTGGTGGCCGTGGCGATCACGGACACGGTGTTGGCGTCGGAGTTGGCCACATACAAGTAATTGCCATTGGGGCTGACGGCTACGGCTGCGGGAGAAGCGCCCACCGTCACCGTGGCAGTCACGGCATTGGTGGCTGCATCAATCAC from Dyella caseinilytica includes these protein-coding regions:
- a CDS encoding beta-propeller fold lactonase family protein, which encodes MTDQSTFKTRPAGRRWFAGAARCTLPLLMALVTLPAFAHNNNAYVANYNDGTVSVVNTVNNTVAATITVGAEPNGVAVSPDGNSVYVANFGSDTVSVIDAATNAVTATVTVGASPAAVAVSPNGNYLYVANSDANTVSVIATATNTVSATVAVGQIPYSLAVSPNGANVYVGNLDSENVSVIATGSNTVTATVSLGDNPYSVAVSPDGAHVYATDYNAGNVSVISTSSNTVTSTITAGSGANAIALQFFGALMYVANYNANTVSVITPFDGKLVETVTVGTEPDALAVACGNVFVANSGSNTVSVINPFGGALATINVGNDPVAVATQPTNW
- a CDS encoding DUF4142 domain-containing protein, which gives rise to MRTANSFGLASLVVTLLALAPGLNRAADNQPLDPQEQAFLTQAMSDDAAQIAMASLALQKSQNQQVLDLANTVIQERQALDRRLVPLLGRSAVSTAKPAANNDEAMASLQSLNGAAFDKAFAALLVRDHNRIISEYACIKAHSSNLSLRGVARGAMPELRGDLMVALTVLRSPNWMPSQHQEAVATADTHTTKSNAYLGEPLLTSMVTAPW
- a CDS encoding CHASE2 domain-containing protein encodes the protein MPASTLAWLARGMVWMAGVGLLVLLIVSGVTTPLDNALYDLNARFWGYTPDNNVVIVAIDPKSLDTIGRFPWPRTVYAQLIDRLTADGVRGIGMDITLSTPANDPRDDQQVAAAIHRNGKVVLPVFAEAVNLGGPLQETLPVTAIAQNVAALGQVDVAKDADERVRGAYLKAGLGSPYWPSLALALIQLGKSPLSLLPGLRDPAINDASPYLWMRDNYVLLRYAGPVGAFGSFSAVDVLNGTIPADMLRNHWVLIGATAEGLGDILQTPESAMPGVEYQANVLESLERGYLVTPMNFLAQLLLAAAMLTLPLLLYGLPGIRRSGLLLLLTVVLVLVTSIALLRGAYLWWPPVTCLLVILIEFLVWRLLTRKRQR
- a CDS encoding alpha-amylase family glycosyl hydrolase, which codes for MKCLKFLAALLVFASLATAPLKPAYAAINPSSLGASYNSQQTQITFRVYSANATTMVLYLYSAGYGAQESATYPLTNVGSGVWQVVVPVSSIQSAGITGAVYYGYRAWGPNWTYSSSWTKGSSTGFVSDVDSNGNRFNPNKLMLDPYAEEISQDPLNANNQNADIFATGATVDASFGVAYRLIDSGTYAPKGIVLAPSTQSTGTKPTRAQKDDVIYEVNVRGLTKQDPNTPTQYQGTYYGAGLKASYLASLGVTAVEFLPMQETQNDENDVIADSTQDQNYWGYMTEDYFAPDRRYAYNKAAGGPTAEFQAMVQAFHNAGIKVYMDVVYNHTAEGGTWSSTDPTTATMFSWRGLDNATYYELTTGNQYFYDDTGTGGNVNTYNPVARQMIIDSLAYWSNTMGVDGFRFDEAPILGNNCLNQSYESAAPNCPNGGFNFDAADSNVAINQILDNLTVRPASGGSGVDLFAEPWSASGGDDQGQFPVGWSEWNGAFEATLRQAQNELGNMTISIGQDAQDFTGSSNIFQANGRNPWNSTNYMDIHDGFTLFDVYYCDNPNNSQAWPYGPSTGGSTTNYSWNQGGAAEDQRRAARTGLAFTMLSAGTPIMAGGDEYLRSLNCNNNPYNVDSTANWLNYSWTTDQSNFYNFAQRAIAFRLAHPSLRPASWYTSSQVEWWEPSGVEATTSYWNDTSNYAIAYTINGSSFSDNNSIYIAYNGWSASVTFTLPPPPTGTNWYRVTDTCNWNDGANTWVTPGNETLIGGSGATYSQCAQSLLLLISK